The following nucleotide sequence is from Psilocybe cubensis strain MGC-MH-2018 chromosome 13, whole genome shotgun sequence.
AGAGACTGTATTCCATCTAATCCTGGAGCATTATGGCTTTCTTTTAGAGATAAAATTTGTGATGATCTTTGGCATGCACTTATCTCACATAACATATATTAAGCTCCAATTAAAGAGGATGTATATGATTATGGGCTCTATCTTATTaatcaacttcttcaaaGCACAAATAAGTCACTTATTGACTTTCCAGGAATGCCTCTGCCTCAACAAGATTAGGCTACTGCTATTGTAAATCCATTAATTGCTGAATAGAAGAATTACAATTGGAATAGTCAATCAGCCCTGGCACAACAGCATATTCTTACTCTAAACCATGGATAGCGTTGGGCATTTGATGCAATTATAGAAGCAGTTGAAAACAAGAATGGCCAATGTTTTTTCCTTCATGGTCCAGGTGGTACAGGAAAAACATATATTTATAACACAATATGCTACTTTCTTTGTGGCCAAGGAAAAATTGTTCTTTGTGTAGCTTCTTCTGGAATTGCATTACTGCTTCTTATTGGGAGACGTACAGCACACTCTATGTTTAAAATTCCCATCAAAATTCACAATGAATCAACATATTCTATTCCTTGAAATTCTCATTTGGCTGATCTAATTTGCATAACTGATTTGATTATCTGGAATAAAGCACCTATGCAGCACATAAAGCTGTTGATTGTACATTTCAAGATATTTGCCAGTGCAATAAACCATTTGGTGGACTGTCAATTGTTTTTGGAGGGGACTTTAAGCAGATTCTACCAGTTATTGTTAAAGGTTCCAGGCCTCAGATTGTTAGTGCATGCATGCAATACTCTTCTTTAGTATAGAAACACATCAAAGTTTTTAAACTTACAGAAAATATGCACCTGAATACTGGAAGACCTAAAGAGCAAGAATTTGCTCAATGGTAGCTGGACATTGGATTAGGCAAACATACAGATGATTCTGATAATATAAATCTTCCTAATCATTTCAAATGCTCTAAAAACACAATCCCCTCACTTATAGAGACTATTTATCCTGGAATCCATTGACCTACCATAAAGATCACTACTTTGCTGAATGTACAATTCTCTGTAGTTGGAATAATGACATTGATGATATCAACCAACTTATTCTCAACAAGTTTCctggagaagaaaaagtttTCCACAGTGCTGATACTATTCTCAATAATCAAGGTCATGGTGAAGAAGGTGTTTTAATGTATTCTGTTGAATATCTCAACACTATCAATTGTTCCGGCCTTCCTTTGGCTAAATTAAAGCTCAAAATAGGATGTCTTGTTATGATTTTGCGCAATCTCAATGCAAGTGAAGGTGTTTGCAATGGGTCTAGAGGAATTATTACACAAATTGCCAACCATGTTTTAGAAGTCCGTCTATTAACTGGAGATAAAGCTGGGGAGACTGTTTTTATTCCACGTATTAGTATTACGCCAACTGATACACAAGTCCCATTTGAATTTTGCCGACACCAATTTCCTATCAAGTTGGCATTTGCCATGACAATCAATAAAGCCCAAGGACAATCAGTTTTACATGTTGGACTTAATCTTATTTCATCACCTTTTGCCCATGGTCAACTTTATGTAGCAATTTCACGAGTCACATCAGTACATAACATTAAAGCAATATGGGATTCTTGTTTGGGAGAAAATGCTTCAACAAAAAATACAGTTTATCCAGAAGTTCTGTCTATTGATCTCAATAATAATTAAATTAAACTATCCTTTTGTATTTATTCGAAAAGTACATAATTTCTCTATGTAATAAATATCAATACTATGTGCATTATATGCAAAATATCTTGGCAACTCAGTACGGAGGCGCAAGGCGCCGACTGCGGGGTCGAGGGGCGCAGCCCCCGCGAGCTGTGGCCCGTCAGCGAAGCAAGTGGGTGAGCGAAGCGAACCCCACGGCGCGTAGCGACGGGTCATAAAGCTCGTTCCACGGGATTGACGAGGCAGTTTTTCTCGAATAAATCAATAGTCGAGAACATGATAATGGCACTGTGTCAACGTCCATTGACTCAGCTTGCTATACTATTGGTACAATCTTGAGCCAGAGGTTTACAAGTTTTTCGCCCTCCTATTTTTCACAGAGGACCAATCTGGGACTTTCGTCTGCAGAAATAGAAAATGACTCTGACCGAGTAGACGACATATCTCTGACACATAGCTATAGACACCACCTGTCCTGAATAAAGGGCGCAAAGAACCCGAATAACATCGGAAAGTAACAAGGAAGGTCAAAGTTATTTACATAAAACTCTACATTGGACAAACAGTCTGAAATATACGATTGAATGGTTCCAGAACAAGAGATCTACAGATTGGTGGTACAGAAGATATACAGTGAAGAGCAAAGAAAGCAAGTTCGGGATTTCCGGGACATGACGTCCGAgggatggagaagaggaaaaggtcGACTGGATCGAGATGAAGACAAACACGAGTCAAAAAATACAAGGCAAGAAGAGCCGACAATGTCGAATATCTATACTGAGATACTCTATAGATTGACGTATAGTCCAGcctcctttctcttcttcgtcatagCTGCATGAATGTTGGATGGTTAGCATATCTCCTCCGACATCCTCGAATACACATACCAGCAATGATTGCACTTCCAACGCCACTGCCATCCTCAGCGTGATGGGTAATGATTTTTCTGATTACCACATTCAATTACATGCACATAGAGCGATAGATGTTGCAACAATAACTCACCGTCCTCGCTCTCCAAAGATATCTACGAGTCCCTCGTGTATCCTGTCCGCGAAGCCAGGGTATTTCTTTTAGGAAATGCCTGAGTATTCCGTCCCACCCCGCGTAACCAGGTGAAATATCTTACGTTGTACAATGAACCATCAGCGCCAACAGAGCACCCTTCATCTAGGTATCCCATCTTGCTCACAATGGCAGCAATGCCACAGGCGCTTAGCCGTGCGGCGCGTCGGCCAATCAACTTCGCAAGCGCGCGGAAGAACTGGCGTTCTGCCAGGGTCGTCTCCACGGCGAAAAAGTGTGTGAATATTCCGATGATCATAAGCAGCTCGTCTGTCGGGTCACTGGAGTCGTACACGATATCAGCATACAGACCCCAGTGAGAATCGGCGTTGCGTACCTTTCCATGAGAGAAAGGAAGGCAGTGTCAAAAACGTATGGCTTCTCGAGTTTGTAAGTATTTTGACCGAGGAACAGAACACCCTCATCGATGAGCTCGCAAATGACGAGGCGGAGAATTTCTCCCAGATATCGTCCAGAAATTAATTTCTAGTGACTAATTTCAGACGACTAAACGTATCGACAAAGGACCCTTTACCTCAAATGCTTGCTCTCCAGGTTTATTCGACGTTTCATCAACGATAATGTCATACTTTGTTCGTGGAAGATGTTCGTGCTCAAAGGAATCAAAAGCACCCTGGAACGGCGATGAGAAAGGGATAATTTTGAGTTGAACTATAGAAAAGATTACCCATTCACAATTGATAGCCATATCCGCCGACTCATCGATGCCTAGATTGGCAATTTTTGGGATGTCCTTAACATGTTCCATGTAGGCAGCATTGCACCCGGTGCCAAAGATGCACGCAATTCTCGTCTGTGAGTTGACGTAGTTTGATGCGATGAGTGTGCCAGTAGTGTCGTTTATGAGGGCCGTTAGTTCAACAGGAAGCTGATATTTTTCAAGAGAGCTACGGAACATGGCCGCCACGTCCTGGCCCTCTGTATTTGTAGCACCGAAACCTTTCGTCCACCGAATGAGAATTCCCTGATCAATGCGGTCTTGTCTAGGAAGAAAGAGGTCAATGACGGAATATAACCTGTATAGCAATACTCACGTGCATGGATACGAAAACTATTGCTGTTGTAAATAAATGCAGCTTTGTCGAGATCGATCTCAATACTCACTGTGAATCCAAGAGGAAGCTTTCTGCCATCTTTGAGAGTAGCAGCACCACCACTGTCCGCCAAACTGGTGTCCACAAAAGTCTTCAAACATTCCGCACAGAAGTCAAATAGTTCTTGGCCACTTCCATGCTTTTGCTCTTCGGTAAGCCTGTATTTTGACTGCGTGATTTCGAACTTTCCATCGCCCTGAACCGTAACGAGACAAACGCGAAGGTTTGTACCCCCTGGTAATACATCCAGTTGACTGAATTCACGAAAGAAATATGCACTCACCAAGATCAACAGCTAGATAATCTCCCTGTTCCTCTCCTGTTGGCCAACCGAAGACAAAAGTCGGGATCATGGGCTCATTTTGGAACAAGTTAGCATTACCTCGGAAAGCAGATTCGGATACCGGGAGGCGGGGGTAATAAACATGATAATGCTCACCACAATCTGCTCTGGCTTCTCTAGTCCCAGCTCTAGAGTCTCCTTAAAAGCCTCCACAATCATGCGCATCCGTTGGGGGGTGAGAGTGAATCTACATCTAATCAGTGTATTCTTGGACGCATATGCCATCGTTGACTTACAGCATCTCGTACTTCCTTAGATGATCGGCCATCGTCCTGGAAGTGTCAAAATACAAGATCGGACTTGCGATATCCCTGGTACGAATTAACGACGCACTTCTTTGTTGCGTGAGGTAgatcctcctcatcctgcGTCCTCGTATGGATCGTGAGCGTCTGGCCGGACGCCAGGGTAAGACTTCCACTTCCTCGCCTTGAGATAACCATTGTTGGAATAGATGTAGTGGTGGTaagagaaagagatagaaAACACAACTGTCTGTGGAGTTCAAGGGCAAGACCGATGGTCCCTAACTGAGCCCTCCCCCATTTAGTATCGTGGGAAAATATGGAAAATGTGTTGCGCTGCTGTTGCCCCCGTTCTTTAACAGGCCCTCGACGTCGTCGCCACCGTCGCCAACGCTATGATTGGCCTTAAAAGTACTCTTAATGTAAGACTTTGCCTTTTACTTGCTTTGTCTGTCAGCTTATGTCTCTAAATGCAGTGCATAGATAACTCCGGCGCACTCGTCGTTGAGTGCGTCAACATCCTCAAGAACAAGGTCAACAATGGATGGGGCTCCGTTGGCGACGAAATCGTTGTAGTAGTCCAAAGAGCGCGTCCTATCTCTGCTGCTGCCCAGGCCTCAGTGAACGCTGTCAAAGTTCGTCGCGGTGACGTCCGACGCGCCGTGATTGTCCGCACTCGCAAGCCGGTGCGAAGACCTGACGGAAGCTACATTCGGTTCGACGACAACGCTGCCGTGCTCTTAAACAATAAGAAGGAGATGTTGGGGACGCGTATTGGTGGAATTGTTAGCGCAGACCTGAGGTTGAAAGGGTGGGGAAAGATTGTCAGTTTGGCCCCCAGGGTGAGTTTCTGAATCGTGTTCTGCTGTATATGTCGTTACTTTTCTGACGGACCGAATCATGTTCATCTATTAGGTTGTTTAATGTATACATGGATATTTTTCAATGACAAACTTTTGCTTGAATCAACTTGGTTTTCGTTCGGAATTTGCTTTTCACTGACTCTTAATTGTCTCCATTGGAAATGCCTCGCTCTTTTGCCTCAGTTCACTAATACATCGTCATCCTCAGGTGCTATTCTTGCCGGGTTTCTCTCGCTGTCTCGTACCGCAGTTCCGTCCCGACATATCCAACTCCACCGCCTCTTCATTCTATTCTATGAACGTTGACGCCAACATGCATTGACGTCACCCATACTGTATTCCTCTGTTCCACCAGTCTAAGTATCAATCTGTCACTATGATCCCTCCGAAATTTTATGATATTTCTATCCTCTTCAATCCAAAGAGAGGTGGTTTCATTTCACTTTCCGTAGTTCTATTGTTTACGCAAACTTTGAAGATaattctctctctcttgttCCGCCTCAATGAAACCGCACCGAAAACCACCTTACTTCGTTCACATTCCGATATCTTTTGATACTGATGCAGTTGCCTTATCTTCTACTTATCTCTGTGCTCCGTCCGTACACAGTCTCCATTGCTGTGACTGTGTCGCCCTCGTTTCCTCGGATGAAAATACTTTGATAGGAATAAGTTGCCTTTGGTACCCTAAAATCCACGGCGATCATCCGATGTTTACTTGGTTGCTTTCGGTCGAAAATTTCTTGCGGCTGAGTCGTTACAATGTAGACTTCCGGTGTACGTTGGACCTTCGTTATCTTCAGTATGAAATCACAGTATTGACATCTGTTCCGCCCGATTTTGAACCATAGCACTTAACTCTACAATACCAGTACTTGCTGTTGAATCTGGAATCAAGCATCATGCATTTGCTCTTCA
It contains:
- a CDS encoding Hexokinase — encoded protein: MVISRRGSGSLTLASGQTLTIHTRTQDEEDLPHATKKTMADHLRKYEMLFTLTPQRMRMIVEAFKETLELGLEKPEQIVPMIPTFVFGWPTGEEQGDYLAVDLGGTNLRVCLVTVQGDGKFEITQSKYRLTEEQKHGSGQELFDFCAECLKTFVDTSLADSGGAATLKDGRKLPLGFTFSYPCTQDRIDQGILIRWTKGFGATNTEGQDVAAMFRSSLEKYQLPVELTALINDTTGTLIASNYVNSQTRIACIFGTGCNAAYMEHVKDIPKIANLGIDESADMAINCEWGAFDSFEHEHLPRTKYDIIVDETSNKPGEQAFEKLISGRYLGEILRLVICELIDEGVLFLGQNTYKLEKPYVFDTAFLSLMESDPTDELLMIIGIFTHFFAVETTLAERQFFRALAKLIGRRAARLSACGIAAIVSKMGYLDEGCSVGADGSLYNKYPGFADRIHEGLVDIFGERGRKIITHHAEDGSGVGSAIIAAMTKKRKEAGLYVNL
- a CDS encoding 54S ribosomal protein L38, mitochondrial, yielding MIGLKSTLNCIDNSGALVVECVNILKNKVNNGWGSVGDEIVVVVQRARPISAAAQASVNAVKVRRGDVRRAVIVRTRKPVRRPDGSYIRFDDNAAVLLNNKKEMLGTRIGGIVSADLRLKGWGKIVSLAPRVV